In Parasegetibacter sp. NRK P23, a single genomic region encodes these proteins:
- a CDS encoding Fic/DOC family N-terminal domain-containing protein, translating into MAISMIPTLPFTYDIESKVVLKKLSLAHKALAALNGGAETIPNEVIILNTLSLQEAKDSSAIENIITTHDELYSSDTIAQRASKNLTRSENVLTKLINVNMFSALSDEIKILLT; encoded by the coding sequence ATGGCAATTTCAATGATACCAACCTTGCCCTTTACATACGATATTGAGAGCAAGGTTGTATTGAAAAAACTTTCTTTGGCTCATAAAGCGCTTGCAGCGTTAAATGGGGGCGCTGAAACTATCCCAAATGAAGTTATTATTCTAAATACCTTATCGCTGCAGGAAGCGAAGGATAGTTCAGCTATTGAGAACATTATCACTACGCATGATGAATTGTATAGCAGTGACACCATTGCACAACGGGCCAGCAAAAACTTAACACGTTCCGAAAACGTGTTAACAAAATTGATAAACGTTAACATGTTTTCTGCTCTGAGTGACGAAATCAAGATTTTGTTAACATGA
- a CDS encoding alpha/beta fold hydrolase: protein MNKFTVKDGTEIYFKDFGTGQPIFFHHGWPLSSDDWDAQIMFFLDKGFRVIAHDRRGHGRSTQTATGNDMDTYAADVAELTAFLDLKDAIHIGHSTGGGEAIRYAAKYGRDRISKVVLISAITPYMIKDENNPDGVPLAVFDDIRHNTLTNRQQFYHDITFPFYGYNREGADIKKGIQDNWWRQGMMGGIKAHYDCIRVFSETDFTEDLKSVDVPVLVLHGDDDQIVPYATTAVKANELLKNGKLIIYPGFSHGMPTTEAATINKDILAFIQG, encoded by the coding sequence ATGAACAAGTTCACAGTAAAAGACGGCACAGAAATTTATTTCAAAGACTTCGGCACCGGGCAACCCATATTTTTCCACCACGGATGGCCCTTATCTTCCGATGACTGGGACGCGCAAATCATGTTCTTCCTCGACAAAGGCTTCAGGGTGATCGCCCACGACAGGCGCGGGCATGGAAGGTCCACACAAACCGCTACCGGTAACGATATGGATACCTACGCCGCCGATGTAGCCGAACTCACGGCTTTCCTGGACCTGAAAGACGCCATCCACATCGGCCACTCCACTGGCGGAGGCGAGGCCATCCGTTACGCCGCGAAATACGGCCGTGACCGCATATCGAAAGTAGTGCTCATCAGCGCCATCACCCCCTACATGATTAAGGATGAAAACAATCCAGATGGCGTACCCCTGGCCGTTTTCGATGATATCCGCCACAATACGCTCACCAACAGGCAACAATTCTACCACGACATCACCTTCCCCTTCTATGGTTACAACCGGGAAGGCGCGGACATCAAAAAAGGTATCCAGGACAACTGGTGGCGCCAGGGCATGATGGGTGGCATCAAGGCCCATTACGATTGCATCAGAGTATTCTCAGAAACCGATTTTACCGAAGACCTGAAAAGTGTGGATGTACCGGTACTGGTGCTGCACGGCGATGACGACCAAATCGTGCCGTATGCTACCACCGCGGTAAAAGCGAATGAATTGCTGAAGAACGGCAAACTGATTATTTACCCTGGGTTCTCGCATGGCATGCCCACTACAGAAGCGGCTACTATTAATAAAGATATACTGGCATTTATTCAGGGATAG
- a CDS encoding HipA domain-containing protein → MRCLYCYKALEPGQIDFHPACSRKMFGKPQPPVLPYTEEQMLELGGEVIKSQIAVTGVQPKLSLDIEKSPKGDTETKTPGRFTIVGLWGGYILKPATKQYPHLPEVEDLTMHLAELSGIATVPHTLIRLQNGSLAYITKRIDRVKKKKLHMEDMCQLTERLTEDKYKGSYEQIAKAILKYSENPGLDLINFFQQVIFSFLTGNADMHLKNFSLIKDPQTGYVLAPAYDMVASALIVKGDAEELALNLNGKKRKLGRKDFDTVLSSFKIIDDKAIENLYQKFSTSIEQWMQFIAISFLPEELKDQYRLLIKEKAAKLNL, encoded by the coding sequence ATGCGTTGTTTATATTGCTATAAAGCACTGGAGCCCGGTCAGATAGACTTCCATCCTGCCTGTAGTCGTAAGATGTTTGGGAAACCACAGCCCCCTGTGTTGCCCTACACTGAAGAACAGATGCTTGAATTAGGCGGGGAAGTGATCAAAAGCCAGATAGCGGTTACCGGCGTGCAGCCCAAACTTTCGCTTGATATTGAAAAATCGCCCAAAGGGGATACTGAAACCAAAACCCCCGGGCGGTTCACCATCGTTGGCCTATGGGGTGGCTATATATTGAAACCTGCTACAAAACAATACCCGCACTTGCCGGAAGTTGAAGACCTGACGATGCACTTAGCGGAGCTGTCAGGTATTGCTACAGTGCCCCACACTCTTATCAGGCTGCAAAATGGAAGCCTTGCCTACATTACAAAACGAATTGACAGAGTGAAGAAAAAAAAGTTGCACATGGAAGATATGTGCCAGTTAACAGAGCGGCTGACAGAAGACAAATACAAAGGGTCGTATGAACAAATAGCAAAAGCTATTCTAAAGTATTCCGAAAATCCCGGATTAGATCTGATCAACTTTTTCCAACAGGTTATCTTTTCTTTTTTAACCGGAAATGCTGATATGCATTTGAAGAATTTTTCTTTGATCAAAGACCCGCAAACAGGCTATGTTTTGGCACCCGCGTATGATATGGTTGCTTCTGCGCTGATTGTAAAAGGTGATGCCGAAGAACTGGCATTGAATCTTAATGGCAAAAAAAGAAAATTAGGGCGGAAAGATTTCGATACAGTCTTATCCTCATTTAAAATCATCGACGATAAAGCAATAGAAAACCTGTATCAAAAATTTTCTACCAGCATTGAGCAATGGATGCAGTTTATAGCGATAAGTTTTCTTCCGGAGGAACTGAAAGATCAATACAGACTTTTGATAAAAGAAAAAGCTGCGAAGCTGAATTTATAA
- a CDS encoding toxin-antitoxin system YwqK family antitoxin has product MRAVLLYLTCLFISSLHVTGQDITDTLFYDARWSICERPAATYYRIGTMRIDSLARYIGPAQDFYMNGTPEMKATYSPLGDLHGEITFYFPNGNVKIHGWFNNGTMTGKWSYFNEDGTLRAAFNCADERTFTPLFLRNKKGKVLLENGNGKFRIRTSDYDDIIYPTDFSWEGEVRNGLKEGTWKYTALFTVFGPQRSTQFRKTVVSENYVHDKFMRALGNPEDNVRERKVLNRPFKYFTLYPEKFEALERLHSDFIFARTRDGRYQLRSFLVARRPPVIDEAPVSPDQNFALLIRVLGNAMTKKEELRYYRHRPPGRNFSGFSYELLQLYATPKNIPRYDAKIKFTIMPNRTIGNIEIIGKIDEQLKGIITYYLSRIRNLHYTGNPLDDDIVLNLKTSFQSTNAFYRGSIVLNRL; this is encoded by the coding sequence ATGCGCGCTGTTCTGCTCTACCTTACCTGCCTGTTTATTTCTTCACTTCATGTGACAGGGCAGGATATTACCGATACGCTTTTTTACGACGCGCGCTGGAGTATTTGTGAACGCCCCGCTGCTACTTATTACCGGATCGGCACCATGCGTATTGATAGTCTCGCCCGTTACATCGGCCCGGCACAGGATTTCTATATGAACGGAACCCCTGAAATGAAAGCTACCTACAGCCCGCTTGGCGATCTTCACGGAGAGATCACCTTCTATTTCCCCAACGGCAATGTGAAAATACACGGCTGGTTCAACAACGGTACCATGACGGGTAAATGGTCGTACTTCAACGAAGACGGCACCTTGCGCGCGGCATTCAACTGCGCCGATGAAAGAACCTTCACCCCGCTGTTTCTCCGCAACAAAAAAGGGAAAGTACTGCTCGAAAACGGCAATGGAAAATTCAGAATCCGCACCAGCGACTACGACGATATTATTTATCCCACCGATTTTTCCTGGGAAGGTGAAGTACGGAACGGCCTGAAAGAAGGGACCTGGAAATATACCGCCTTATTTACAGTGTTCGGCCCGCAGCGGAGCACCCAGTTCCGGAAAACCGTGGTTTCTGAAAACTATGTACACGATAAATTCATGCGGGCATTAGGCAATCCGGAAGACAATGTTCGCGAAAGAAAAGTACTGAACCGCCCCTTCAAATATTTTACACTCTATCCCGAAAAATTCGAGGCGCTGGAGCGGCTTCATTCAGACTTTATCTTCGCACGCACCCGGGATGGCCGCTACCAATTGCGTTCCTTCCTGGTGGCCCGCCGCCCGCCAGTGATAGATGAAGCGCCTGTTAGTCCAGATCAGAATTTCGCCCTGCTGATCCGTGTACTTGGCAATGCGATGACGAAGAAAGAAGAACTCCGTTACTACAGGCACCGTCCGCCGGGGAGGAATTTTTCTGGTTTCTCCTATGAACTCCTGCAACTCTACGCCACCCCAAAGAACATCCCCCGTTATGACGCGAAGATCAAATTCACGATCATGCCCAACCGAACCATCGGGAACATCGAAATCATCGGGAAAATAGATGAGCAACTGAAAGGTATCATCACGTATTACCTTTCCAGGATACGCAACCTTCATTATACCGGTAATCCTTTGGATGATGATATCGTGCTGAACCTGAAAACCAGCTTTCAGAGTACGAATGCTTTCTACAGGGGAAGCATTGTGCTGAACCGGTTGTAG
- a CDS encoding sensor histidine kinase, with translation MRRPLKNTNSWDCKKAIVWFTISFFAILYGAYFTRSVQHVLRNEGSMHNAAIVMSLLLVVITFLLFIRSKGGTEEILKNQHTPSFDDESPVYPYRATEAVPSSHENQTNPYPSFSLPANACNDPATHSDDAIAQEEHKMIRAVIEAIEKERRSIGQELHDHINQILATALLTIDMARDPIQGDAFLRATKEHIHLAIDEIRKLSHKMAPAILDDSTLQQLFEDLLQSVNPTGTLETQLEFDECINSRTSEDIQVNLYRILQEQLKNILKYAGASRIEVSVSLKEDRVQMRTVDNGKGFHPSAVKSGIGLSNMRKRAISFGGTININSAPGKGCEIIVEIPCTEKL, from the coding sequence ATGCGCAGGCCATTAAAGAATACCAACAGCTGGGATTGTAAAAAAGCCATCGTATGGTTCACCATCAGCTTTTTCGCGATTCTGTACGGAGCATATTTCACCCGATCTGTTCAGCACGTTCTCCGGAACGAAGGCTCCATGCACAACGCGGCCATTGTGATGTCCCTGCTGCTTGTCGTAATCACCTTCCTACTTTTCATCAGAAGCAAAGGCGGAACTGAAGAAATACTGAAAAACCAACATACACCTTCTTTCGACGACGAAAGTCCTGTTTACCCCTACCGTGCTACCGAAGCCGTTCCATCATCCCATGAAAACCAAACCAATCCGTACCCATCTTTTTCCCTTCCCGCCAATGCCTGCAACGATCCGGCAACGCACTCCGACGACGCCATAGCGCAGGAAGAACACAAAATGATCCGCGCCGTAATTGAAGCGATTGAAAAAGAGCGCCGCTCCATCGGACAGGAATTGCACGACCACATCAACCAGATCCTGGCCACCGCGTTGCTCACCATCGATATGGCACGTGATCCCATACAGGGCGACGCATTCCTCAGGGCCACCAAAGAACATATCCACCTGGCCATCGATGAAATCCGTAAGTTATCGCACAAAATGGCCCCGGCCATCCTGGACGACAGTACTTTGCAACAACTTTTCGAGGACCTGCTCCAAAGCGTAAACCCAACAGGCACCCTGGAAACACAACTCGAATTTGATGAATGCATCAACAGCCGTACCTCCGAAGACATACAGGTGAACCTGTACCGCATTCTCCAGGAACAGCTGAAAAACATCCTGAAATACGCCGGAGCCAGCCGGATAGAAGTATCCGTTTCGCTGAAAGAAGACCGGGTGCAGATGCGTACAGTGGACAACGGAAAAGGTTTTCACCCGTCCGCGGTAAAATCGGGCATAGGGCTGAGTAATATGCGGAAACGGGCCATTTCATTCGGCGGTACCATCAACATTAATTCCGCTCCCGGAAAAGGTTGTGAAATCATTGTGGAAATTCCCTGCACAGAAAAACTATAA
- a CDS encoding helix-turn-helix transcriptional regulator has translation MNLTKRLPEFLKDKRKQARLTQPELAEKAGVGLRFIRELEQGKTSLRMDKVNQVLKLFGHELNPVPINRQTLIDEES, from the coding sequence ATGAACCTCACTAAAAGATTGCCTGAATTTTTAAAGGACAAACGAAAACAGGCACGACTTACACAACCTGAACTTGCGGAAAAAGCCGGTGTCGGCCTTCGTTTTATTAGAGAACTGGAGCAAGGAAAAACATCATTACGAATGGATAAAGTAAATCAGGTGCTTAAGTTATTTGGACATGAGTTAAACCCTGTGCCCATAAACCGCCAAACTTTGATTGATGAGGAAAGCTAA
- a CDS encoding lipopolysaccharide assembly protein LapB, protein MKFYNTLIRYRLPLAVLIIILAVVTNVYAGFWPSSPLYLVGVILLFSHFFFGPMRLIQEYMESGDMDGAEKILNSVQFPNLLYKPIRSVYYTLKGNIAMMKQDFDGAEKMMKKGLDLGMPMKEAEGASLLQMGMLSLQRNDLKQAENYIRSALRKGLPDKENKAAAYLQMCSIMMNKREFRAAKDFFRKAKAEKPTTPEIVNQIKEIEKYISRIPG, encoded by the coding sequence ATGAAATTTTACAATACGCTCATCCGTTACCGTCTTCCGCTGGCCGTCCTGATCATTATTCTGGCCGTGGTTACCAATGTTTATGCTGGTTTCTGGCCCTCGTCCCCCCTGTACCTGGTTGGTGTGATCCTGCTGTTCAGCCATTTTTTCTTCGGCCCCATGCGGCTGATCCAGGAATATATGGAAAGCGGCGATATGGACGGGGCGGAGAAAATCCTCAATTCCGTTCAGTTCCCCAACCTGCTGTACAAACCCATCCGTTCGGTATATTATACGCTGAAAGGCAATATCGCCATGATGAAACAGGATTTCGACGGCGCCGAGAAAATGATGAAGAAAGGACTCGACCTGGGTATGCCCATGAAAGAAGCCGAAGGCGCCAGCCTGCTGCAGATGGGGATGCTCTCCCTGCAGCGGAACGACCTGAAACAGGCCGAAAACTACATCCGCAGCGCCCTCCGCAAAGGGTTGCCCGATAAGGAGAACAAAGCGGCAGCTTACCTCCAGATGTGCTCCATCATGATGAACAAAAGAGAGTTTCGCGCCGCGAAAGACTTCTTCCGAAAGGCTAAAGCTGAAAAACCCACTACTCCGGAGATCGTCAACCAGATCAAAGAGATCGAAAAATACATCTCACGGATACCCGGATAA
- a CDS encoding SRPBCC family protein → MSVHCIKAVQTIPIGLEATWDFFSRPDNLQAITPAYMRFQITSKHRPERMYPGQIIEYKVRPLLGIPLYWMTEITHVVEGKLFVDEQRFGPYSLWHHQHHFREVPNGTEMTDIVHYKLPLWVLGDLAHTLFVEKQLADIFEYRRKKVAEMFGTFPPL, encoded by the coding sequence ATGTCCGTTCATTGCATCAAAGCGGTTCAGACCATTCCCATTGGACTTGAAGCCACCTGGGATTTCTTTTCCCGTCCCGACAACCTGCAGGCCATAACGCCGGCGTACATGCGTTTTCAGATCACGAGCAAGCATCGTCCCGAACGGATGTATCCCGGCCAGATCATTGAGTATAAAGTGCGTCCGTTGCTGGGCATCCCCCTTTACTGGATGACCGAGATCACGCATGTGGTGGAAGGAAAACTATTTGTGGATGAGCAGCGGTTCGGGCCATATAGTTTATGGCACCACCAGCACCATTTCCGCGAAGTACCCAATGGTACGGAAATGACGGATATCGTGCACTACAAACTTCCATTGTGGGTATTGGGCGATCTGGCCCATACATTGTTCGTGGAGAAACAACTGGCAGATATATTTGAATACCGCCGTAAAAAAGTAGCGGAAATGTTTGGTACATTTCCGCCGTTGTAA
- a CDS encoding two-component system response regulator yields MKVLIIDSSKEIIQRLEEMLLETGAPFKVKSALSYREGMELFHLHPPRIILLGMGMDANAAIGFLEEVRQHSLKVNTMVLFISLPEYVKEKCSLLGVTHFIDKYRDFEVLPDLIREIMTRQLSESLQ; encoded by the coding sequence ATGAAGGTACTGATCATAGATAGTTCAAAAGAGATTATTCAGCGACTGGAAGAGATGCTGCTGGAAACCGGCGCCCCCTTTAAGGTAAAAAGCGCCCTTTCCTACCGGGAAGGCATGGAGCTTTTTCACCTTCACCCGCCACGGATCATTCTGCTGGGGATGGGCATGGACGCGAATGCCGCGATTGGTTTCCTGGAAGAGGTACGCCAACATTCCCTAAAGGTCAACACCATGGTATTGTTCATCAGCCTGCCCGAATATGTGAAGGAAAAATGCAGTTTACTGGGCGTCACCCATTTCATTGATAAATACCGCGATTTCGAAGTATTGCCGGACCTGATCAGGGAGATCATGACCAGACAGCTGTCGGAATCGCTTCAATAA
- a CDS encoding TlpA disulfide reductase family protein produces MKLKSGLTITTIAGNKITIPPFSEKYVLIDFWGTWCVSGPCFGLMPKFRMFAEQYKDKVAIVSIAFDDDVKKVKAYADTNKTV; encoded by the coding sequence GTGAAATTAAAGTCTGGCCTAACAATCACCACTATTGCCGGGAATAAGATCACGATTCCCCCTTTTTCTGAAAAATATGTTCTTATTGATTTCTGGGGAACCTGGTGTGTCAGCGGCCCATGTTTTGGACTGATGCCCAAGTTCAGAATGTTCGCGGAGCAATACAAGGATAAGGTAGCGATCGTGAGTATTGCTTTTGATGATGATGTGAAGAAAGTTAAGGCGTATGCAGATACCAATAAAACGGTGTGA
- a CDS encoding HipA N-terminal domain-containing protein, with translation MRKANVFMQDKLAGYLSETDNGYHFIYDRSYLQIPGAEAVSLTLPLSEKGYVSSVMFPFFDGLIPEGWLLEVAEKNWKLNQRDRMGLLLACCRDCIGAVSIVEAQNTEG, from the coding sequence ATGAGGAAAGCTAATGTTTTTATGCAGGATAAACTGGCAGGATACCTATCTGAAACTGATAATGGATATCACTTTATTTATGACCGGAGTTATTTACAAATTCCCGGCGCAGAAGCGGTAAGTCTAACGCTTCCACTGTCAGAAAAAGGGTATGTTAGTTCAGTAATGTTTCCCTTCTTTGATGGACTGATACCGGAGGGTTGGCTCCTGGAGGTAGCGGAAAAAAACTGGAAACTGAATCAGCGGGACAGAATGGGATTGCTACTGGCCTGTTGCCGCGATTGCATTGGAGCGGTGAGTATAGTTGAAGCACAAAACACAGAAGGATAA
- a CDS encoding response regulator transcription factor, with amino-acid sequence MQRILLADDHSFIRLGLIQLLQDEYPSAEIKEVADGNALIKEVMNEEWDLVISDLDMPGKTGLEALEQIKLLKPELPVLILSIFPEDLYAVRVLKAGAAGYMNKNAAPEELITAVQRIKLGRKYITPEIAEKLLETPASEKKPHELLSNREFEIFKMLASGKTTSQIAEALSLAPTTVSTHRSRVMEKLSLSTNAELTRYAITHHLISDV; translated from the coding sequence ATGCAAAGAATACTACTCGCCGACGACCACAGCTTCATCCGACTCGGGCTCATCCAACTGCTCCAGGATGAATATCCTTCCGCCGAAATAAAAGAGGTGGCCGACGGCAACGCCCTCATCAAAGAAGTGATGAACGAAGAATGGGACCTGGTAATCTCCGACCTGGACATGCCCGGAAAAACCGGCCTTGAGGCTTTGGAACAAATTAAATTGCTGAAACCTGAACTTCCGGTGCTGATCCTGAGCATCTTCCCGGAAGACCTTTACGCCGTGCGCGTATTAAAAGCCGGCGCCGCCGGTTATATGAACAAAAACGCCGCTCCCGAAGAACTGATTACCGCAGTGCAACGCATCAAACTCGGCAGAAAATACATCACACCTGAGATTGCCGAAAAACTGCTGGAAACGCCAGCTTCTGAAAAAAAGCCCCACGAACTGCTCTCCAACCGGGAGTTCGAAATCTTCAAAATGCTGGCTTCCGGCAAAACCACCAGCCAGATCGCCGAAGCGCTTTCCCTGGCGCCCACCACAGTGAGTACACACAGAAGCCGGGTGATGGAGAAACTTAGCCTTTCAACGAATGCTGAATTAACGAGGTACGCGATAACGCATCATTTGATTTCAGATGTATGA